A stretch of Cicer arietinum cultivar CDC Frontier isolate Library 1 chromosome 5, Cicar.CDCFrontier_v2.0, whole genome shotgun sequence DNA encodes these proteins:
- the LOC140920390 gene encoding uncharacterized protein → MGEPLCGEGGRNLEVRETSKFYQFVRENEQMLYPNCRKYINDQVSPKCGTSRWKTKDEDVQTNEIKTSQKRKNLPAKILRWFPLKPRLQRLFMSYKVNESMRWHHKGVAFDGFNPFKTMSITHSTWFVMIIPYNTPPWMCMKQSFLMLSLLISGPKGPGNNIDVYLQSLVQELQDLWENKIKTFDTYNKETFQLHDVIMWTINDFPAYANLSGWSTKGVAFDGFNPFKTMSITHSTWFVMIIPYNTPPWMCMKQSFLMLSLLISGPKGPGNNIDVYLQSLVQELQDLWENKIKTFDTYNKETFQLHDVIMWTINDFPAYANLSGWSTKGVAFDGFNPFKTMSITHSTWFVMIIPYNTPPWMCMKQSFLMLSLLISGPKGPGNNIDVYLQSLVQELQDLWENKIKTFDTYNKETFQLHDVIMWTINDFPAYANLSGWSTKDNVSFLHPIGIPLGSKRQQKLQLGKRKRVSRTKLDNKELAQAHKYVLSNCDAGAPFIEEHITVLKRQFRPQRLSQLEIDKQHGQKFIEWFPQRVVRRYIGYAINGFRFHTKKRERYLKTQNSEVVVKTKTSKDEIDYFGQLTDIIQLDYSGKYNVLLFKCN, encoded by the exons ATGG GAGAGCCACTTTGTGGTGAAGGTGGAAGAAATCTAGAAGTCAGAGAAACATCTAAGTTTTACCAATTTGTGAGGGAGAATGAGCAAATGCTCTACCCAAACTGTAGGAA ATATATAAATGACCAAGTATCACCAAAGTGTGGTACGTCAAGGTGGAAAACAAAAGATGAAGATGTACAAACTAATGAGATAAAGACTTCTCAAAAGCGAAAGAACTTACCAGCAAAAATTCTTCGATGGTTCCCATTGAAACCAAGGCTGCAGAGGTTGTTCATGTCCTACAAAGTTAATGAGTCGATGAGATGGCACCATAAGG GAGTGGCTTTTGATGGGTTCAATCCTTTCAAGACTATGAGTATTACTCATAGCACTTGGTTTGTTATGATAATTCCATATAATACTCCTCCTTGGATGTGCATGAAACAATCGTTCCTCATGTTATCACTACTAATTTCTGGTCCTAAAGGTCCCGGAAATAACATTGATGTTTACCTACAATCATTAGTACAAGAGCTGCAAGACTTAtgggaaaataaaataaaaacgttTGATACCTATAATAAAGAGACATTTCAACTTCATGATGTTATAATGTGGACTATTAATGACTTTCCAGCATATGCTAACCTGTCTGGATGGAGTACTAAAG GAGTGGCTTTTGATGGGTTCAATCCTTTCAAGACTATGAGTATTACTCATAGCACTTGGTTTGTTATGATAATTCCATATAATACTCCTCCTTGGATGTGCATGAAACAATCGTTCCTCATGTTATCACTACTAATTTCTGGTCCTAAAGGTCCCGGAAATAACATTGATGTTTACCTACAATCATTAGTACAAGAGCTGCAAGACTTAtgggaaaataaaataaaaacgttTGATACCTATAATAAAGAGACATTTCAACTTCATGATGTTATAATGTGGACTATTAATGACTTTCCAGCATATGCTAACCTGTCTGGATGGAGTACTAAAG GAGTGGCTTTTGATGGGTTCAATCCTTTCAAGACTATGAGTATTACTCATAGCACTTGGTTTGTTATGATAATTCCATATAATACTCCTCCTTGGATGTGCATGAAACAATCGTTCCTCATGTTATCACTACTAATTTCTGGTCCTAAAGGTCCCGGAAATAACATTGATGTTTACCTACAATCATTAGTACAAGAGCTGCAAGACTTAtgggaaaataaaataaaaacgttTGATACCTATAATAAAGAGACATTTCAACTTCATGATGTTATAATGTGGACTATTAATGACTTTCCAGCATATGCTAACCTGTCTGGATGGAGTACTAAAG ATAATGTGAGCTTCTTACATCCTATTGGAATACCATTGGGGAGTAAAAGACAACAAAAGTTACAATTAGGGAAGCGAAAGAGAGTGAGTAGAACTAAACTTGACAATAAAGAGTTAGCACAAGCACATAAATATGTACTTTCTAATTGTGACGCAGGTGCTCCATTTATAGA agaaCATATTACAGTTCTTAAAAGACAGTTTCGACCGCAGCGATTGTCACAACTCGAAATTGATAAACAACATGGTCAAAAATTTATTGAGTGGTTCCCACAAAGG GTAGTTAGAAGATACATTGGTTATGCAATTAATGGTTTCAGGTTTCACacaaagaagagagagagataTCTAAAAACACAAAATAGTGAAGTAGTTGTAAAGACTAAGACTTCAAAAGATGAAATTGATTACTTTGGACAATTAACTGATATAATTCAGTTAGATTATTCTGGCAAGTACAATGTTCTTCTATTCAAATGTAATTGA